The Henckelia pumila isolate YLH828 chromosome 2, ASM3356847v2, whole genome shotgun sequence genome includes a window with the following:
- the LOC140879133 gene encoding protein PLANT CADMIUM RESISTANCE 11-like — translation MDEVALPPEPLLAATPAAGLPANHIVPSVALANAISAPRFPVPWSTGLCDCCEDISTCCLTCWCPCITFGRIAEVVDRGSTSCGVSGALYSLILCVCGCSCLYSCFYRAKLRGQYFLEESPCADCCVHMCCEMCALCQEYRQLQNQGLDLSIGWHANVERQKRKDTMPPPIQNTIKR, via the exons atggATGAGGTTGCGCTGCCACCGGAACCTCTATTAGCCGCGACACCAGCCGCTGGCCTTCCCGCGAACCATATTGTTCCATCGGTGGCTCTGGCCAACGCTATCTCCGCCCCTCGTTTTCCTGTTCCTTGGTCGACCGGCCTCTGCGATTGCTGCGAAGATATTAGCACTT GTTGCTTAACATGTTGGTGCCCTTGCATAACATTTGGTCGGATTGCTGAAGTTGTCGACAGAGGATCCACAT CTTGTGGGGTGAGCGGGGCGTTGTACTCGTTGATACTGTGTGTGTGCGGGTGTTCTTGCTTGTATTCGTGCTTCTATCGAGCCAAACTGAGGGGGCAATATTTCTTGGAAGAGAGCCCTTGCGCAGATTGCTGCGTTCATATGTGCTGCGAGATGTGCGCTTTATGCCAAGAATATCGACAGCTCCAAAATCAGGGACTCGACTTGTCTATAg GTTGGCATGCGAACGTGGAGAGGCAGAAACGAAAGGATACAATGCCTCCGCCCATTCAGAACACAATAAAGCGATAG